A stretch of [Clostridium] innocuum DNA encodes these proteins:
- a CDS encoding nuclear transport factor 2 family protein: protein MDEREKIIRLWFDMWLNQQDLGIDDIFTDDLIYIESWGPKYENRELLKHWFNEWNTRGKVLIWDIKQFFHKDNQTIVEWYFKNKMNTGNFEEFDGISLVVWTKDNKIKELKEFGCNLNNYNPYEESDIPQFRDEKVNWF from the coding sequence ATGGATGAAAGAGAAAAGATTATTCGATTATGGTTTGATATGTGGCTTAATCAACAAGATTTAGGAATTGATGATATCTTTACAGACGATCTCATCTATATTGAAAGCTGGGGGCCTAAATACGAAAATAGAGAACTGTTAAAGCACTGGTTCAATGAATGGAATACTCGTGGAAAAGTTCTTATATGGGACATTAAGCAATTTTTCCATAAGGACAACCAAACCATTGTGGAATGGTATTTCAAAAATAAAATGAATACTGGAAATTTTGAAGAGTTTGATGGGATTTCTTTAGTTGTATGGACAAAAGACAACAAAATAAAAGAACTAAAAGAATTTGGATGTAATCTAAATAACTATAATCCATACGAAGAAAGCGATATTCCCCAATTTAGAGATGAGAAAGTGAATTGGTTTTGA